acatactttccagaaggccaacaattcactaaatgtgttttttaattttttttaaagtatgtatTTTCTGCACCATGAGGCACACTGTATTATAAGGCGAATGCTATACAGTCtacgaaaaaaaaaaggtaacggAAGCAAAACAGTGAGTTTAGTTGAAATTTATTCTACTATTTGACAATACactcacattattttttaatcaaacttgTCCCACAAATCCATCAAAGTCCTCTTCTTCTGTGTCTTAATTGAACAGCTGGGCAACAGCTTATGAACAGCTTTTGCCATCAAACATGCCGGGTTCCCTCTCATCATGGTTTATCGTTGCCAGCGTATGTAATGTATGTACACTAGAGCTGTAATTGGGCCATAAAAGTTAGGCCcaacaggacccgagcccgacaggtttcagcccgagcccgacaagtacattattcaaatgacacagctcttttgccttttatcaagaatgagtcatttatacatgttttaacataatttagtacaaacattattttagtcttagtaaaaataaagataacttgactgatttctgaagtttactctccttaaacctgtctgtccctctcttcagaagaacacctcctcctcatcctcacagtctatgactcctcacacaaacagcttctctgtctttaactcTCGGCGCTGACACAGTGAAGACACGAGCTAGACATGTCTGAAATATTACaggcaaaacatacttttaacaattACCTCCATGTTTGAGGAGAAAACCGCgtccatgtatttttttatataacgttaaactcctttttttccccctttcataAAACATTCcacctttcatacaaccgggtaaacaatatacgataattttacatttttaatctttaCTTACCATAATGTCTCTCACTCGCTTCTCTCTTctttcacgctgagaaaatggcagCTGCTCATACTGGGAGATGTATGATCTTAAGGTGACGTATGTGCTCCCCTTCACGTCTGCGTTCCCAACCCAGCCCCGCTGAATTATAAAGCCAGAccaattttcaacccaaacttgggttaaaacaagtCTTATGCAGCggtctcaacccagcatttgagttgaaaaaacaacccagcatttttttgagtgtattacGTCCCTGTGTCAGCAGAAAATTGTCCGAAAGTCAATCAAGCAGAGCACTTACCAAAGTCGCACAACATTTTTACAGATATTGGAACTCACATATAAGGCGCACCGAATTATCAGGCGCacgaacaaattttttttttttttttttaaggctcttAGGTGCGGCTTATAGTATGGCAAATTCCATTATTCtcatttgttgagatagtgatttggtgggtttttgttaaatgttagcctaaatcatcacaattaaaagaactaaagacTTAAGACTAAagaaaactacttcagtctgtgtacactgaatttatttaatacacaagtttcacaatttgagttgaattactgaaataaattaacttttccacaacattctaaatCATTAAGAAGCACttgtatatatgtactgtatggaTTCTTATGGGGATGGAAATGGAGTGGATATGTTTGCGTGTATGAAGACCAGCGTGCTAATGGCGTGCGTATGCACCCACATCGTAAGTGCTGTGCTAACCAACAGGGACAGGTCATTCTGTCAcaggcctattttttttttttttcattgtgactACACAAAGATTGATCTTACAcatcttttaataatttttttttaacatttcacaTACATTAGAAGAAGGTCGGGGTCCAAACAAAATTTCATGAATTTTCTTGAAGAGACTTAGCCTACTGCACCAGTCTGGAGAAGACTGTAAACAAGACTTGTACAATTTTCCACAAAAACACAGTTGTTGATTACTGAATAAATGTTTTGCACACTCTTATACATTAATGTTGTATATTTTGTTCTGGATAATTAAAAATACGAAGAAGCGGCACGCACTGCTTGGTCTGTGCACGCTGCATGAAGTCAAATACACCTAGTACCACAACATGACCACTGTACCACCTGACCACTGCAGATTCATTCACTCTTAATTAGGCTACCTTAATTATTATGACATAGCCTTCCGTGAACGCAGCATTCAGCTCGTCCAagcccaatcaaacacacctgaacaagctaatcaaggcatTTCACATTACTAGAAtaaggtgagtttgatcagggttagaATTGACCTGATTTCCTTGGATCTTTAAAACCCCATTTTCCAGTGATACTGCACTAACacatatttgttttagttttgtgtttgttgttgtcGTCCTCTACTCCTGACGCATCAATTCAGTACATTTCCTGGCTGAGATTATTGCGAGATCGCAGGTCAGGAGGATGACTGCTCGAGTGCGTTTCTCGTTGATTGCCGTTTTATCATGTCTGTTCGGATACTTGAGCATAACtcatgctattcaaagacgaGCCACAGGTGAGTAGATTTGTTGACTTCACTAAACAGCCAGAGGAAATGCAGAAACAAAACCGCGTTTCCActgctggaactttacccaggaactagggactttgggctgctACTATGTGTTTCTACTgcaggaaccaggatctaaataaagttcaggGTAAACCATAGACCCCTCAGAAAGACCCTGCTGGCGTGGTACTCGTTTTTCAATGTTGTGGGCCATTTCAAAGGTCTAGAACTTCTGGGGGTGGGATTTTggtgctgattggttgagttcaagcagctttttttttttcctcaaccaCTTATTTTCAGTAACTTTCCGAAAGTTACTGATCGTGTCAtgaaattatgatgttttaagtATTTCAGgcctatttaaaaatgctttgctGATTTCGGGGATTGTCAGCTCCACGTGATCCATCGGAGCTCCGTGCTCATGTTACCAGTGACCGCAGTCTCATTGGTAACCCTTTCCCTGAACTACATTTCTGcggttatttaaattaaaacgaaAGCTGGTGTTGATGATGTCATCTTGTACAGTGAGTAAAGTCTCAGTAGCCAAGGCGAGTGGACCGGTATAAAGTATGCTACTTTTTGCAAAATTATTGAATTTGCTCCGTCCTGTGCGTGGGAGATCACTCTTTCGAATCAAACTCGTAAAGTCTGAACTACTAAGGAAGCAAGTCTGAAATTTGCGTAGTTCATATTGAGAAATGTGCACAGACCTACaacaccagactatttgcctaatctccTGGTACTTTTGACTGCAGTgcaaacgcagaaagcaacaggtctggaggGGAAAGTTCCGGGTCATTTCGGTGGAAATGCGGCATcggtttcatttattaataataataataataataataatatttatttttttttttggaactaaCTGTTTCTGAATTAGTAGTaggttttaaaaactttttgacTTGAAACTGACACAACTAAAATTAGTATTTAGGTTTGAGGCCCATTGAGAAATCCCTGATTTACAAATGTGGCACTAATGATCCTCTTGAATCCTCTAGTGGGTGGTTTCTGTCCAGTGACACTGACTGTTGTGCCATCCCGTCGAGGATGTTCTTCTGATGAAGAATGCCCTGGAGGACACAAATGCTGTCAATTTGACTGCGGGCCTGTTTGTGTACTACCGGTTTCCTGTGAGTTTGTTACTGATGATAATGGACCCTAAGGGTCCACACACAAGAGTAATGAGTTGAATTCAATGTAAGTTTGAGCAGAAACTTTGCCTTCTGCTGTCCTCTAAAGTAGGTTTGAATTAATCATTTGGGGTAGTTTTAAACACAAGGTGTCTTCTACAAAATGAAGTGGAATAATACttggaatttaatttaatttgtaggTAATATTTGCTATTCAAGCTTTGAGTGCTGTATATTGATGTGGCATGTAGTCCatatgcacaaactaaagctgaccaTTTGTCCACACAGTGAAGCCAGGTCAATGTCCCCTACCGGAGATGATTCCACAGCGTGCTGAAGGCTGTCTCcgtgatggccagtgtcctgccacacagaaatgttgcccGATCActggtggctttgcatgcagtgaaccacGTGGTCAGGGCCAGGGTAGTGGCCAAGGCAACGGCCAGGGAAGCGGCAAGGGCCAGGGTAGTggccaaggccagggtcagggaagcggccagggtcagggaagctgCCAAGGCAAGGGCCAGGGTAGCGGCAAGGGCcatggtcagggaagcggtcagggccatggtcagggaagcggccagggccagggtagcggccagggaagcggtcagggccagggtaGAGGCCAAGGCAACGGCCAGGGAAGCGGCAAGGGCCAGGGTAGTggccaaggccagggtcagggaagcggccagggccagggtagtggccagggaagtggtcagggccagGGTAGCGGCCAAGGCAACGGCCAGGGAAGCGGCAAGGGCCAGGGTAGTggccaaggccagggtcagggaagcggccagggtagCGGcaagggccagggtcagggaagcggtcagggccatggtcagggaagcggccagggtcaaggaagcggccagggaagcggccagggacagggtagCGGCCAAGGcaagggccagggtcagggaagcggccagggtcagggaagcggtcagggccagggtaGTGGCCAAGGaaagggtcagggaagcggcaaGGGTGAGGGCCAAGGAAGTGGCCAAGGTAGCGGCCAAGGcaagggccagggtcagggaagcggcaaGGGtgagggccagggaagcggtcagggccagggtaGTGGCCAAGGcaagggccagggccagggaagcggcaaGGGtgagggccagggaagcggtcagggccagggtaGTGGCCAAGGTAAGGGTCAGGGCCAGGGTAGTGGCCAAGGtaagggccagggtcagggtagCGGcaagggccagggtcagggaagcggccagggtcagggaagcggccagggtcaagGAAGCGGCAAGGGtgagggccagggaagcggtcagggccaaggaAGCGGCAAGGGtgagggccagggaagcggccagggccaaggaaagggccagggtcagggaagcggccagggtcagggccatggtcagggaagcggtcagggccagggtcaAGGAAGTGGTCAGGGCCAGGGTAGTGGCCAAGGcaagggtcagggccagggaagcggccagggtcaagGAAGTGGTCAGGGCCAGGGTAGCGGCAAGGGCCAGGGTCAAGGaaagggaagcggccagggtcaaggaaagggaagcggccagggtcaagGAAGCGGAAAGGGTGAGGGCCAAGGAAGTGGCCAAGGTAGCGGCCAAGGcaagggccagggtcagggaagcggcaaGGGtgagggccagggaagcggccagggtcaaggaagtggtcagggacagggtagcggcaagggccagggaagtggcaagggaagcggccagggtcaaggaagcggtcagggccagggtaGCGGCCAAGGcaagggccagggaagtggtcagggccaAGGAAGTGGcaagggccagggccagggaagcggccaaggcaagggccagggaagtggtcagggccaAGGAAGTGGcaagggccagggccagggaagcggtcagggccagggtaGCGGCCAAGGcaagggccagggaagtggaaaGGGAAGCGGTCAAGGCCAAGGAAGTGGaaagggtcagggccagggaagcggtcaggacCAGTGCCAGTGCCAAGGCAGCGGCCAGTGCCagagttgtgattgtggaggtgGTTGCGGATGTGGTCATGGTGGGGCGTGTAACTGTTGAAATGGTCAAGGGAATTTTGCGGGGAAACTTACTGGCGCTCTTCTCAGTTTGGTGCTTTTATTCTTATGGAATGTTTTCCCTGTTTGTTCATGGTTTACAAAGACTTGTCCAtcctcaaataaaaaataattgcttgATTTGAGGTGTTTTGGGATCATTTGGTTGTATTCTTGCATAACTGCTCTCTGGCATCAGTGCTTAAATTTCTCTCCCCCAAGACCTTGGGCTTGCTCTTCATTGCTTAAACACACCTGCCGGATATGATTACTATAGCTGGATTGAGTTGGTGAGAGAATTGCGCTTGTTTAAGAGGGGATCTGATATGTATCAATCGTAGAAACCTTGATCTGCAACACTGCTATTGGCTGTTCACCATGGCCAAAGAGTGCGCTCAGTTTTTCAACGCAGCAGAGCAAGAATTATTACTGGAAGGGTATGTGgagtttgaaaattaaaatgtcagGAAAGACTTCAAAGTGTGCAAAAGCCAGGAGAAAGGGCTGGTAAAAAGTAGCAGACAAATTAAATGCGTAAGTGTTCAATGTTCTGGTTATCACTTACAGTGTatatgttaacttgatttaatAATTGCTTGCCGTCAGAGCCAGCTCAGGACACAACAGAACATGGGAACAAGTAAAGGTGAAGTATAAGAATATTCTTCAAACTGGTAATCCTTTCTACTTCGGTTTCTTATCGGTTACCAAAAACATTTCAAGTGTTTGTCAGTTTATAATCCACAATCAAGAAAGGcggagcaggaaaaaaaaaataggtggtCCTGCATCCACCTTATACCCCAGCAGAAGAGCTGGCCCTTGGGGCTAAATGAGAACTGACCCATTGTACAGGGCATCACTGGGGGCAGCTCTTCCTTAATAAAGCCAGGGACCAGTAACAGCAACACCTTAATTACAGGTAAATGAGTTTTAAATCATTTTGCTACACTGTAAATTTTGCTGCGTTTAAGTGTCTATAATCCAAATGACTGGTACAGTCATTTCAAcagacttgtgaaaactgcacaacttaatgtaaaaatattttgcaatgtTATTGATCCCATTTCTCCTTGGTGTATTGGAATTCCATTTGAGTTCTCTTTTGTGTAGTTTTACCTAATACGCAAACCCTTTTACCTGTTCCCAAGAAAGTGGTGGATGAAATGTGTGCAGTAAGTAGACATTTCTAACGTTACATCAAAAGGAAAGAAAGGGCCTACACACAGGCCTACAGCACAAAGTGATCGAGGTGGGCAGGCAGTCTACTTTTCCTTTTTCAGTTGCATGaggcttggtttttttttttttttttttttgaatggcacAGGGGGATATCCGTACCCTGTATAAACAATCTTCTACAGAAAATGAGTAttttgatctttaaaaaaaaaaaaaaaaaaattaaggggaGAAACTGAACTTGACGCCTTAAAGTAAAACTGGTACTAGCGATTGAGTTGCTTCAAAAGTAACTTCAGAATAAGTGTTACTACACTATTTCACAACGAGTGCTATTGCAGCCCTTGGATAACAATATATCTTATTGCAGGCAAGAGCTGACCATCACTGGCTTTTCTTGAGAAACAATTGAAATAAAACTTCATGAACTAAGCATGTTGTCTTGTCttctattattaatttaatgaaggtttgtgtaaaaaaaaagtgtccaccCCCCAATTCTGTCCAGTGCAGCTCTGCCACTAGGTTGGTCCAAGTGCACTGGCTGGAGGTCATCAGGCTGCACCTCCACCACAGGGGTCCTCTCCTTTCTGATGGTGGCAATATTGTGGAGCATGGCACATGCAATGTCACAGGCCCTGTCAAGTGCAACCCTCAGACCCTTAAGACACTGAAATCTTCCCTTTAGTTAAACAAAGGTCATTTCAATGCGTGGCCCTTGTCCTGGCTAGAGCTGCATTGTAACAGGTTTGGGTCAGGGAATGGCATCATGAAGTACTGCCTGCAGGCATAGCCCCTGTCATCAAGCAGGATCCCTTTGTAATCACccggaaaaatgcagttttgttaGGCTCAGAATAAATTGGTTTTAAATCTTTTCATTACCATGTTCAAATGTGCATAAATGTGACTCTGAAAATCCTGGAGTCATGCACAGAACCAGGCCCTGTGGCTTCCACATTGTGATGTGGAACATGGTGTGTGACTATCTAAAATATTTGCAATCAGTCAACCGCATACTTTTTgatttacattactttttattgCTAATCTGGAATATTAATAATCGTAATAGTAATTTACCCtacccttgaatacctgtataattttgtaatcgatctacgagtatgtcatgatctatggtgtcgaacgtagcactaagatcaagtaaaactagaaatgagatgcagccttgatctgacgaaagaagcaggtcatttgtaatttcacTAAGTGGCTTGGAAATTCCACAAAGCCCGTAAAAACAGTTTGAGTGCCAGATAAGCTTTGCAAATGGCACGACACAGCACTTTTACCCAAGTTTTTTGCATCTCCAATAGTGTAAAGGGAAGTGCCACTCGCAAAGAATCACAAAGCTATACAAACTGTTTGTGCAGTTGTTAAAGCCTGACGAGTCGAACATgtataacataattttttttttttttttttaccaaaactatattttgtgtaatacttAAACTATTGCTGCTAAAATCGTTTTAACTTATATTAGATTAAGCTAGTTTCACAGGCAAAATGTGATGCATCTAATCTGATTTTAGTAGTTTGCTAAGTTTACTtgaactaacacacacacacacacacaaacacacacacatatatatatatatatatatatatatatatatattaggggtgtaacgatacgcgtattcgtattgaaccgttcggtacgacgctttcggttcggtacgcggtacgcattatgtataccgaacggttcgttggagtaattaattatatttgaaaaaaaaaaaaaagagagagaaagaaatataatgatatgcgttcaacaaggtagcccaataacccaaacaacgtaacaggcaacgcccctgacactcccgaagaagaaaaaaacaccatcttatatgtttatgttaggctactcagcaggcgctcgctcactcagtacgcgctgaaggctcgttgcaaaatagccaatgcgtttaacagactagaaatgagaagatcctccaataaccaacaggtctggtgtttgggtgcactttggattccctttaagctataatggtgatggcaagagagtggtggatgaaaaacaacggtatgtcgcatctgcaacatgacagggtacaccagcgggattacaaaaaaaaaaacaaaaaaaaaacagcgggaatatctgggatatatgcgtcagtactatctgggaaaagacgaaaaaaaggagaaacatgcacgcagcaaactatccctgcagcatttagacactatagcttacagggaatccaacccaaacaccagacctgttggttattttaggatcttatatttctggtctgttaaatgcattagacattttgcaacgagccttcagcgcgtgctgagtgagcgagcgccttaggggccgttcacatatcgtgcctaaaaacgcatggaaaacgctaagcgcgtctttctcctttccaaagcgctcgggcagaagcgctcatgaggcgtctgtctttgctaagcaacgatgacgtgctctctccatgagacgcggaaatttcagcgaaggataaatggatttgcagctctaaaaatcgcttgcagtagctctgctactgaatttatttcaaaattgcaatccatatacaactatgatcagctgttccttcatcttggctgagctctcaacgttgttacgggaaaggatgaagctgattggttggttcttgtcacatgacccgcggtgcgcttgcggcattctgaaaagttgagatgtttttacattttgctgtatctaaaacgtatcgaaccgaaccgaaccgaaccgtgacatcagtgtatcgtatcgaaccgaaccgtgaattttgtgaaccgttacacccctaatatatatatatatatatatatatatatatatatatatatatatatatatacagtacagaccaaatgtttggacacacctcattcaaagagttttctttattttcatgtctatgaaaattgtagagtcacactgaaggcatcaaaactatgaattaacacacgtggaattatatacataacaaaaaagtgtgaaacaactgaaaatatgtcatattgtaagttcttcaaagtagccaccttttgctttgattactgctttgcacactcttggcattctcttgatgagcctcaagaggtagtcacctgaaatggttttcacttcacaggtgtgccctgtcaagtttaataagtgtgatttcttgccttataaatggggttgggaccatcagttgtgttgtgcagaagtcaGGTGGATACACAGCTGATAGTCCTACTGAATAGACTGTTAGAATTTGTTTTATGGCAAGACAAAAGCAGCTAAGTACAGGAAAATGAGTGGCCATCATTACTTTAAGAAATGAAGCTCAGTCAGTCCGAAAACTTTGGAAGTGTCCCCAAGTGCAGTCACAGAAACCATCAAGCGCTATAAAGAAACTGGCTCACATGCGGACCGCCCCAGGAAAGGAAGAACAAGAGTCACTTCTGCTGCGGAGGATAAGTTCATCTGAATCACCAGCCTCAGAAATCGCAGGTTAACTgcagctcagattagagaccagGTCAATGGCACATGGAGTTCTAGTAGCAGACACCTCTCTGGAACAACTGTTAAGGAGACCGTGTGAATCAGGCCTTCATGGTAGAATATCTGCTTGGaaaccactgctaaagaaaggcaacaagcaaaagagacttgtttgggctaaagaacacaaggaatggacattaGACCAGTGGAAATCTGTGCTTTGGTCTGAGTCCAAATTTGTGTCTTTGTGCGACGCAGAAAAGGTGAACGGATGGACTCTACATGCCTGGTTCccaccgtgaagcatggaggaggTGTGATGGTGTCTGGGTGCTTCACTGTTGGGGATTTATTCCAAATTGAAGGCATACTGAACCAGCATGGCTACCACAGCATCTTGCAGCGGCATGCTATTCCGTCAGGTTTGCGTTTAGTTGgaccatttatttttcaacaggacaatgaccccaaacacacctccaggctgtgtaagggctatttgaccaagaaggagagtgattgggtgctgtgccagatgacctggcctccacagtcaccggacctttttttttgttttttgttatgcatataattccacatgtgttaattcctAGTTCTGATGCcctcagtgtgactctacaattttcttagtctttttttctttctctttgaatgaaaaggtgtccaagcttttggtctgtactgtgtgcaattgatctctctctctctctctctctctccctgttgcATGCTGGGAACGAGTGAACGGAGTTTGGCGTGGGTGAGAGTTGTTGTGGTTGATTGTaacttttctattctttttttctctttcttgaaTTGTGTTTGGTaaagcagtatttttatttttatttttccctcGGCTGACGCCGGTCAGCAAGTGGGGAAAATGTGGGTGATTTTTCACAACTGACTATTAGACATGGCTGTAAGTGTATGCCTGATGTGTCTGTGTCGGTAGAAGATTGTTTAGTGGCCGTGAGTGCTGCTGTTGGCGGTGTAAATATCAGATCCGCTTCTCGTATGAACAAGGCCATACTTATTTTTTTGAGTCAAAGTCAAATGGCAAATGATTTAATTGAGAACGGATTAACGATCAATGAAATGTTTGTGCCTGTTTTGCGTCTGTTGAGTCCATCAAAGAAGATTGTCTTGTCAAATGTACCTCAATTTGTTAAAAATGAGAAATTGGAAGAAATACTCGTAAGATATGGTAAATTAGTGAGTCCCATTAAGATGATTACGCTCGGATGCAAAAATCCCGAACTCAAACATGTAATGTCTTTTCGGCGCCAGGTCTTCATGATTCTCAATTCTCACAGTGATCCTTTGAACCTGTCTGTCAAATTAACTATCGAGGGGAAGGATTATACTATTTTTATTAGCTCGGAGtccatgaaatgttttatttgcggGGATTTTGGTCACGTCCGGCAGACTTGCCCGAATCGTCATGTAAATAATGGCGCTAATGGAGATTTGACTGTTAATGTGGAAAATGACAGGGCGAGACCGGGTACTTCTGATGTAACTGTGGACGCTGTGTCGTTACAACCTCCACAGGCCAGAGCAGAATCCACGCCGATTAGTTTGCCTGAACTACGCGAGGGAAGATCCCTGTTGGGTGATTCCAGCAACAGCGAAGTGCAGATAGCTGAGACAGCGGCCGATCAAAATGACGTAATCACGCAGCCAGAGTTGAGTTCGGAGCAGGTGAATGCGAAAGAGGCGCGTGAGGCCGAATCACCGGGGAATGAGGAACAAATATCTGAGGTAGACCTatgtaatgctaaaataattACTGATGAATCGATCGATCAGAGTCAAGGAGCGAGTGTTTCACAAGAGGTAATGGATTTAAGTCTACACACGGAGGATTTCGATAAGGATGACGAGGAAATATATGATGAGAATGACGTGATGGACTCGGAAAATACTTCTGAAGGTAAGACTAAGTTGTATTCATTACAGCAGATTAATGCTTTCCTTGACAATACAAAAGGGCTTCGTAAGATCAGTATTGAGTCATACTTTCCAGATTTAAAACTGTTTCTCAGTTCTTGTACCATAGCTATGCGAAAGACAAACTTTGATGAGCTTGATAGACCAAAACGGTACCGCCTTAAAAAGATTCTCTGTAATGTAAGAAGTATATTGCTTTTGCAAGGTAAAAAGTGAGATGGTTTGGAAGCATTTTTATGtttgctttcttcttcttttcatgaCATCCTTGAGATTTGGTTCTTTAAATATGAATGGGTGTTGTGATGCTGTTAAAAGGTTTagtctttttgaatatattataattaagagGGCAAGTATAGTTTTTCTTcaagaaactcatacagattcAAATAATCAAGTACAGTGGTTGAGTGAATGGAAGGGGCAGGCTATACTAAGTCATGGTTCTAGTGTTAGTGCAGGGGTTGCTATTCTCTTTGGATCAGAATATAAGCAACAACCTGTTAGTGTTTTTGAATTGGTTCCTGGTCGAATGTTGCGTGTTGATGTAACGATTCATGGACTACATTTTTCGTTATTTAATGTGTACGCCCCAAATATTGGTTCAGAGCGAACTCTATTCTTTAGAAAACTAAAGACTACTCTTAGTGATGTATCGCATGATAAAATTGTTGTTCTGGCTGGGGATTTTAATTGTACTATAAACCACACTTTAGATAGGAACCATGAGGAACCACATAGCCAGTCGTCAGATGAACTtaaaaatgtgataaattatCATTGTCTTGTGGATGTGTGGAGAGAAGCTTTCCCTCTGACTAAACAATATACCTGgatgaaagtaaactgtaatATGATATCTGGAGCCCGACTTGATAGGATTTATGTGCAGAAAAGCGTTAGGTGTAAATTTTATAATAGCTGTATTTTTCCCACTGCTCTATCTGATCATCATTATGCGTCTGCTGAAGTTTCTGTCGCACAGAGCACTTTTACGCACTctttttggaaatgtaatattAGACTG
The nucleotide sequence above comes from Carassius gibelio isolate Cgi1373 ecotype wild population from Czech Republic chromosome B16, carGib1.2-hapl.c, whole genome shotgun sequence. Encoded proteins:
- the LOC127975442 gene encoding uncharacterized protein LOC127975442 isoform X33, which encodes MTARVRFSLIAVLSCLFGYLSITHAIQRRATVGGFCPVTLTVVPSRRGCSSDEECPGGHKCCQFDCGPVCVLPVSLKPGQCPLPEMIPQRAEGCLRDGQCPATQKCCPITGGFACSEPRGQGQGSGQGSGQGQGSGQGKGQGQGSGQGQGSGQGQGSGQGKGQGSGKGEGQGSGQGSGQGKGQGQGSGKGEGQGSGQGQGSGKGEGQGSGQGQGSGKGEGQGSGQGQGKGQGQGSGQGQGHGQGSGQGQGQGSGQGQGSGQGKGQGQGSGQGQGSGQGQGSGKGQGQGKGSGQGQGSGKGEGQGSGQGQGSGQGQGSGKGQGSGKGSGQGQGSGQGQGSGQGKGQGSGQGQGSGKGQGSGQGQGSGQGKGQGSGKGSGQGQGSGKGQGQGSGQDQCQCQGSGQCQSCDCGGGCGCGHGGACNC
- the LOC127975442 gene encoding uncharacterized protein LOC127975442 isoform X29 → MTARVRFSLIAVLSCLFGYLSITHAIQRRATVGGFCPVTLTVVPSRRGCSSDEECPGGHKCCQFDCGPVCVLPVSLKPGQCPLPEMIPQRAEGCLRDGQCPATQKCCPITGGFACSEPRGQGQGSGQGSGQGQGSGQGKGQGQGSGQGQGSGQGQGSGQGKGQGSGKGEGQGSGQGSGQGKGQGQGSGKGEGQGSGQGQGSGQGKGQGQGSGKGEGQGSGQGQGSGQGKGQGQGSGQGKGQGQGSGKGQGQGSGQGQGSGQGHGQGSGQGQGQGSGQGQGSGQGKGQGQGSGQGKGQGQGSGKGEGQGSGQGQGSGQGQGSGKGQGSGKGSGQGQGSGQGQGSGQGKGQGSGQGQGSGKGQGSGQGQGSGQGKGQGSGKGSGQGQGSGKGQGQGSGQDQCQCQGSGQCQSCDCGGGCGCGHGGACNC
- the LOC127975442 gene encoding putative per-hexamer repeat protein 5 isoform X37 → MTARVRFSLIAVLSCLFGYLSITHAIQRRATVGGFCPVTLTVVPSRRGCSSDEECPGGHKCCQFDCGPVCVLPVSLKPGQCPLPEMIPQRAEGCLRDGQCPATQKCCPITGGFACSEPRGQGQGSGQGSGQGQGSGQGKGQGQGSGQGQGSGQGQGSGQGKGQGSGKGEGQGSGQGSGQGKGQGQGSGKGEGQGSGQGQGSGQGKGQGQGSGKGEGQGSGQGQGSGQGKGQGQGSGQGKGQGQGSGQGQGSGQGKGQGQGSGQGQGSGQGQGSGKGQGQGKGSGQGQGSGKGEGQGSGQGQGSGQGQGSGKGQGSGKGSGQGQGSGQGQGSGQGKGQGSGQGQGSGKGQGSGQGQGSGQGKGQGSGKGSGQGQGSGKGQGQGSGQDQCQCQGSGQCQSCDCGGGCGCGHGGACNC
- the LOC127975442 gene encoding fibroin heavy chain isoform X8 → MTARVRFSLIAVLSCLFGYLSITHAIQRRATVGGFCPVTLTVVPSRRGCSSDEECPGGHKCCQFDCGPVCVLPVSLKPGQCPLPEMIPQRAEGCLRDGQCPATQKCCPITGGFACSEPRGQGQGSGQGSGQGQGSGQGKGQGQGSGQGQGSGQGQGSGQGKGQGSGKGEGQGSGQGSGQGKGQGQGSGKGEGQGSGQGQGSGQGKGQGQGSGKGEGQGSGQGQGSGQGKGQGQGSGQGKGQGQGSGKGQGQGSGQGQGSGQGQGSGKGEGQGSGQGQGSGKGEGQGSGQGQGKGQGQGSGQGQGHGQGSGQGQGQGSGQGQGSGQGKGQGQGSGQGQGSGQGQGSGKGQGQGKGSGQGQGSGKGEGQGSGQGQGSGQGQGSGKGQGSGKGSGQGQGSGQGQGSGQGKGQGSGQGQGSGKGQGSGQGQGSGQGKGQGSGKGSGQGQGSGKGQGQGSGQDQCQCQGSGQCQSCDCGGGCGCGHGGACNC